One genomic region from Streptomyces sp. NBC_01304 encodes:
- a CDS encoding immunity 49 family protein, with protein sequence MTGALSEVLQLQEADLEEELEDLEENPEWFSMALRTATTNLATRCSGDPEADNLATWKACVRAMQIGHAVFVSARATTPTITCLVVDTEHVFRSGAAPWAHAGNWLTAFWLSCVCRDRERTNDLCQVPVSLLRESGADFDPYIYAWVEALQAYWRKQPELGDKLVEAVDGTGAEAVRPALRSAVLNLMYPPMNLLTQLVRKDQDRFNTELAKAVEWHKGYWTRSEKLEQDPDGFLALAPLALACLALDSGFTVDVESAYLPEYLLAGGWVNEFPT encoded by the coding sequence ATGACCGGGGCTCTGTCTGAGGTACTGCAACTGCAGGAGGCAGACCTCGAGGAGGAGCTCGAAGACCTCGAGGAGAACCCCGAGTGGTTCTCCATGGCCCTGAGGACCGCGACCACCAACCTCGCCACTCGCTGCTCGGGGGATCCCGAGGCCGACAACCTGGCGACCTGGAAGGCCTGCGTCCGGGCGATGCAGATCGGCCACGCCGTCTTCGTCTCGGCCCGCGCGACCACACCGACCATCACGTGCCTGGTCGTCGACACAGAACACGTTTTCCGTTCCGGTGCCGCGCCCTGGGCCCACGCGGGCAACTGGCTCACGGCCTTCTGGCTGTCCTGCGTATGCCGTGACCGGGAACGCACCAACGACCTGTGCCAAGTACCCGTCTCCCTGCTGCGCGAGTCGGGCGCCGACTTCGACCCGTACATCTACGCATGGGTCGAGGCACTGCAGGCGTACTGGCGCAAGCAGCCCGAGCTCGGCGACAAATTGGTCGAGGCCGTGGACGGCACCGGCGCCGAGGCAGTCCGACCCGCCTTGCGCAGCGCCGTGCTGAACCTCATGTATCCCCCCATGAACCTCTTGACCCAGCTGGTCCGCAAAGACCAGGACAGGTTCAACACCGAGCTGGCCAAGGCCGTGGAGTGGCACAAGGGCTACTGGACCCGCAGCGAGAAACTGGAGCAGGATCCCGACGGATTCCTCGCCCTCGCTCCCCTGGCCCTCGCGTGCCTGGCCCTCGACTCCGGATTCACCGTCGATGTCGAGTCCGCGTACCTGCCCGAGTACCTGCTCGCCGGCGGCTGGGTGAACGAGTTCCCCACGTAG
- a CDS encoding ATP-dependent endonuclease, whose protein sequence is MDATAQFREAVIAWAADGAGAPAAAAAAQQLAAGGALRTAVLVEGISDQVALDALAARHGRDLAAEGIAVIPLGGATSIGRFVNLLGPQGLDIELAGLCDAGEEDHFLRALERAGLGRDLARADMEPLGFYVCVADLEEELIRSLGADSVQQVIDAEGDLRTFRTFQKQPAQRERTVEQQLRRFMGTIRGRKIHYARSLIDDLDLTSQVPRPLERLLAHL, encoded by the coding sequence ATGGATGCGACAGCGCAGTTCCGTGAGGCGGTCATCGCGTGGGCGGCCGACGGCGCGGGAGCTCCGGCAGCCGCCGCTGCCGCACAACAACTCGCTGCGGGCGGCGCGTTGCGTACGGCCGTACTCGTGGAGGGGATCAGCGACCAGGTCGCGCTCGACGCGCTGGCCGCGCGCCACGGCCGCGACCTCGCCGCGGAGGGCATCGCCGTCATTCCGCTCGGCGGCGCGACCAGCATCGGCAGATTCGTGAATCTGCTGGGCCCGCAGGGGCTCGACATCGAGCTGGCGGGCCTGTGCGACGCAGGCGAGGAGGACCACTTCCTGCGCGCCCTGGAGCGAGCGGGCCTCGGCCGCGATCTCGCCCGCGCCGACATGGAGCCGCTCGGTTTCTACGTCTGCGTCGCCGACCTGGAAGAGGAGTTGATCCGCTCCCTCGGTGCCGACTCCGTGCAGCAGGTCATCGATGCGGAAGGGGACCTGCGCACCTTCCGCACCTTCCAGAAGCAACCCGCCCAGCGGGAGCGGACGGTCGAGCAGCAACTGCGTCGCTTCATGGGGACCATCCGCGGCCGCAAGATCCACTACGCCCGCTCGCTCATCGACGACCTGGACCTCACGAGCCAGGTACCGCGGCCGTTGGAACGCTTGCTCGCGCACCTGTAG
- a CDS encoding immunity 49 family protein has product MIKIPRHEFPTGALPQVLKVLERRLNGELEDLTENAEWFSMALSSATTALDRRCSGDPKADKLETWKACVTAMQIGHALFVAARATTPTVTCRVGPDEHVFSSGTGPWAHAGNWLTAFWLSCVCRDRQRTNDLCQVPVSLLREAGGFDEYMYSWVEALQAYWLKQPELGDKLVEAVDGTDPEVLRPASRSAVLNLVYPPMYLLTQVVRGDQEKFTTALTKTVEWHKDYWTRDEELARDSDGLIALGPLALACLALDSGFTVDVESEYLPKYLLDGGWVDEFPT; this is encoded by the coding sequence ATGATCAAGATTCCGCGTCATGAATTCCCCACGGGGGCATTGCCTCAGGTGCTGAAGGTGCTGGAGCGAAGGCTGAATGGGGAACTGGAGGACCTCACGGAGAATGCCGAATGGTTCTCCATGGCCCTGAGCTCTGCGACCACTGCCCTTGACAGGCGCTGCTCGGGGGATCCCAAGGCCGACAAGCTGGAGACCTGGAAGGCCTGTGTCACCGCGATGCAGATCGGCCACGCCCTCTTCGTCGCGGCCCGCGCAACGACACCTACCGTCACCTGTCGAGTCGGCCCTGACGAGCATGTCTTCAGTTCCGGCACCGGCCCTTGGGCCCACGCAGGCAACTGGCTCACAGCCTTCTGGCTGTCCTGCGTATGCCGTGACAGGCAGCGTACGAACGACCTGTGCCAGGTACCCGTCTCCCTGCTGCGCGAAGCCGGCGGCTTCGATGAGTACATGTACTCCTGGGTCGAAGCACTGCAGGCGTACTGGCTCAAGCAACCGGAACTCGGCGACAAGCTGGTCGAGGCCGTGGACGGCACCGACCCCGAAGTGCTCCGGCCCGCCTCACGAAGCGCCGTGCTGAACCTCGTGTACCCGCCCATGTACCTCTTGACCCAGGTGGTCCGCGGGGACCAGGAAAAGTTCACCACCGCTCTGACCAAGACCGTCGAATGGCACAAGGACTACTGGACCCGCGACGAGGAACTGGCGCGCGACTCCGACGGCCTCATCGCCCTCGGCCCGCTGGCCCTCGCCTGCCTGGCCCTCGACTCCGGATTCACCGTCGACGTCGAATCGGAGTACCTGCCCAAGTACCTCCTCGACGGCGGCTGGGTGGACGAGTTCCCCACCTAG
- a CDS encoding immunity 49 family protein, producing the protein MYPPMNLLTQLARGGEESFNSELAGALEWHKEYWTRDEDRALDAEGLTALGPLAVACLARDEGFSITVASEYLPKSLLDGGWLNGFPT; encoded by the coding sequence ATGTATCCGCCCATGAACCTGCTGACCCAATTGGCCCGCGGCGGCGAAGAAAGCTTCAACTCCGAACTCGCGGGCGCCCTCGAATGGCACAAGGAGTACTGGACCCGCGACGAGGACCGCGCCCTGGACGCCGAAGGCCTCACCGCCCTGGGCCCGCTCGCCGTCGCATGCCTGGCCCGCGACGAGGGCTTCAGCATCACCGTCGCATCCGAGTACCTGCCCAAGTCCCTTCTCGACGGCGGCTGGTTGAACGGGTTCCCCACCTAA
- a CDS encoding ATP-binding protein: protein MTAPPNGYAPHPHIGGRATVLRALAAWRMEWPGAPRVVVLTGSPGSGRSHLLTGFLMLCDPDFRGRLPLADLDPSTVPPELPAPAVPSAAGLTTAQFGWLLAGHYGLQAERLEDVYAELAALDRPLTIVVPDVDRAGPVRTTGEPARLVREALRPLAHTDSVRLLADVPRELATRLVEGLPPGSAQIIDLDDPQWADPQGLMLQAEALLRPEFGAPELPFTADPSARRALAEAIGRRAGTSPLTVQLTVQSILANPSGVVPTDEGQLPTSLGEVLDLHARRLGADPQTLRHLLAPLALAEGDGLPAELWVKLVSTLAGTDMTAAIASSGALAGPFVQSLRAGANGERTLLRLLHPAIADELRSGLPHVRATQSQIAMALLETVPGQDWSKADPYVRDHIAGHTLEAGLLPQLLTDPGLFVYADPVPLRAAVEAVPEQQLGAPARTYLRIAPLLTRAQAPALARAALLESAFVEDQLPDFAAAVHRLGLDLPWQTLWSVRLPDISEVTIGTLPRPADSPVPVAALSVPPGTPGSLPAAGNTASALLMHGLVQPTLFDEPGPEHLRPLSEQDRATAPLALRRGTDQLRVWDRSRQTVVASLISDSPFTGADLSPDGILVAATEFGVRALWIRQQQR from the coding sequence ATGACAGCCCCGCCCAACGGCTACGCACCACACCCGCACATAGGCGGCCGTGCCACAGTGCTGCGCGCCCTCGCCGCCTGGCGGATGGAGTGGCCGGGTGCGCCGCGCGTCGTCGTCCTCACCGGAAGCCCCGGCAGCGGGCGTTCGCACCTGCTCACCGGCTTCCTCATGCTGTGCGACCCGGACTTCCGCGGGCGGCTTCCGCTGGCCGATCTCGACCCGTCGACGGTGCCGCCGGAGCTTCCCGCACCCGCGGTGCCGAGCGCTGCCGGACTGACCACGGCTCAATTCGGCTGGCTGCTCGCCGGTCACTACGGTCTGCAGGCCGAACGCCTCGAGGATGTGTACGCCGAACTGGCGGCCCTCGACCGGCCTTTGACCATCGTCGTGCCGGATGTCGACCGGGCAGGCCCGGTCCGCACCACGGGCGAGCCCGCCCGCCTCGTACGGGAAGCGCTCAGACCGCTCGCGCACACGGATTCCGTCCGGCTCCTCGCCGACGTACCGCGTGAGCTCGCCACGAGGCTGGTGGAGGGACTGCCGCCCGGCTCCGCGCAGATCATCGATCTCGACGATCCGCAGTGGGCCGACCCTCAGGGGCTGATGCTGCAGGCCGAGGCCTTGCTGCGCCCCGAATTCGGTGCGCCGGAGCTGCCCTTCACCGCCGACCCCTCCGCCCGGCGTGCGCTCGCCGAGGCGATCGGCCGTCGTGCCGGGACCAGTCCTCTCACCGTGCAGCTCACGGTCCAGAGCATCCTGGCGAATCCGTCCGGCGTCGTACCCACCGACGAGGGCCAACTGCCCACGTCCCTGGGCGAGGTGCTCGACCTGCACGCTCGCCGCCTCGGAGCCGACCCGCAGACGCTGCGCCACCTGCTCGCGCCGTTGGCCCTCGCCGAGGGAGACGGTCTGCCGGCCGAGCTGTGGGTGAAGCTCGTCAGCACCCTCGCGGGCACGGACATGACCGCGGCGATCGCGAGCAGCGGAGCGCTGGCCGGCCCCTTCGTACAGTCGCTCCGGGCGGGCGCAAACGGCGAACGTACGCTGCTTCGGCTGCTCCACCCGGCCATCGCCGACGAGCTCCGCTCCGGCCTCCCCCACGTCCGCGCCACGCAGTCCCAGATCGCCATGGCGCTCCTGGAAACCGTGCCCGGTCAGGACTGGAGCAAGGCCGACCCGTACGTACGCGACCACATCGCCGGACACACCTTGGAAGCGGGTCTGCTGCCCCAACTGCTTACTGACCCGGGCTTGTTCGTGTACGCGGATCCGGTGCCGCTGCGTGCGGCCGTCGAGGCCGTCCCGGAACAGCAACTCGGCGCCCCGGCGCGTACGTATCTGCGCATCGCCCCTCTGCTGACCCGTGCGCAGGCGCCCGCCTTGGCCCGCGCGGCCCTCCTGGAGAGCGCGTTCGTCGAGGACCAGCTTCCGGACTTCGCGGCCGCGGTGCACCGGCTCGGCCTGGATCTGCCCTGGCAGACCCTGTGGAGCGTCCGCCTCCCCGACATCAGCGAAGTCACCATCGGCACGCTGCCCCGCCCCGCGGACAGCCCCGTGCCCGTCGCCGCCCTCTCGGTACCGCCCGGCACTCCGGGGTCGCTCCCTGCAGCCGGGAACACTGCTTCGGCGCTGCTCATGCACGGCCTCGTACAGCCGACGCTGTTCGACGAGCCGGGACCGGAACACCTGCGGCCCCTCTCCGAGCAGGACCGGGCAACCGCCCCGCTCGCCCTGCGCCGGGGCACGGATCAACTCCGGGTGTGGGACCGGTCCCGCCAGACGGTCGTGGCTTCCCTGATCTCGGATTCCCCCTTCACCGGAGCCGATCTGTCACCCGACGGCATCCTGGTCGCCGCGACGGAATTCGGAGTGCGGGCTCTGTGGATCCGGCAGCAGCAACGTTGA
- a CDS encoding immunity 49 family protein has translation MTRISRHDARSTSHLELQLEVANSGFRQKVGFLKKTPSWFSNALAGAVQLLNLRCSVDAEADKVETWEACVTAMQVGSALFTSARATTDTIECRIGHEMHTIRAGDLSRAHAGNWLTAFWLAAVCREKTRMTELAQLPVALLRESGATFDAYIYDWVEALQAYWLNRPEFGDKLVAAVGGH, from the coding sequence ATGACCAGGATTTCGAGGCATGACGCGCGATCCACCAGCCACCTGGAGCTCCAGCTGGAAGTCGCGAACAGCGGCTTCCGGCAGAAGGTCGGATTCCTCAAGAAGACTCCCTCCTGGTTCTCGAACGCGCTGGCAGGGGCCGTGCAGCTGCTGAACCTGCGCTGCTCGGTGGACGCCGAGGCGGACAAGGTGGAGACCTGGGAGGCCTGCGTCACCGCGATGCAGGTCGGGTCCGCACTGTTCACCTCGGCCCGCGCCACCACCGACACCATCGAGTGCCGGATCGGCCATGAGATGCACACGATCCGCGCAGGCGACCTGTCCCGGGCCCATGCGGGGAACTGGCTGACCGCGTTCTGGCTGGCCGCCGTCTGCCGCGAGAAGACACGCATGACCGAACTGGCACAGCTCCCGGTCGCCCTGCTGCGAGAGTCCGGCGCCACCTTCGACGCGTACATCTACGACTGGGTGGAAGCCCTCCAGGCGTACTGGCTCAACAGGCCGGAGTTCGGCGACAAGCTGGTGGCCGCGGTGGGGGGGCACTGA
- a CDS encoding DinB family protein, producing the protein METEGVRTDRLGLLLDQFDMAREMAQVRLTGLSDAEYLWEPVPDCWSIRRRSEATTPRAYGPGEWLLDKGAPDIPASEYAEVARQAAGGMTLARIAEDWSVSVERVEQVLAHTGDPEPDAAPVTTIAWRLGHLHSCFAGEWEWTFGERRQDPYLLVDFTPSAGLALERFWALIDRWRDAVAGLTDEQLDMVGFSQYPYSSAPHDPYVAVVAGSNLEFIHHMAEVGVLRDLWGARGRSAAVG; encoded by the coding sequence ATGGAGACCGAGGGCGTACGCACCGACCGCTTGGGATTGCTGCTCGACCAGTTCGACATGGCCAGGGAGATGGCCCAAGTGCGCCTGACCGGGCTCAGCGACGCGGAGTACCTGTGGGAGCCGGTGCCCGACTGCTGGTCGATCCGGCGCCGCAGCGAGGCCACGACACCCAGGGCGTACGGGCCCGGCGAGTGGCTGCTCGACAAGGGCGCCCCGGACATCCCGGCGAGCGAGTACGCAGAGGTCGCGAGGCAGGCCGCCGGCGGCATGACGCTCGCCCGGATCGCCGAGGACTGGAGCGTGAGCGTCGAGCGGGTCGAGCAGGTCCTCGCCCACACCGGCGACCCCGAGCCCGACGCGGCCCCGGTCACGACGATCGCGTGGCGGCTCGGGCATCTGCACTCCTGCTTCGCGGGCGAATGGGAGTGGACCTTCGGCGAACGACGCCAGGACCCGTACCTGCTGGTCGACTTCACGCCCTCTGCCGGCCTGGCCCTTGAGCGCTTCTGGGCGCTGATCGACCGCTGGCGGGACGCCGTCGCCGGCCTGACCGACGAGCAGCTCGACATGGTCGGCTTCTCGCAGTATCCGTACAGCTCCGCGCCCCATGACCCGTACGTCGCGGTGGTGGCGGGGTCGAACCTCGAGTTCATTCACCATATGGCGGAGGTCGGGGTGCTTCGGGATCTGTGGGGGGCTCGGGGGCGGTCTGCTGCTGTCGGTTAG